The window aacatatttataataaatCCCAGAGTGTTTGTAACCTAAAGAACCTATTCAAATGTACTTGTAATAATTGTACTATTATAAAATGAATTTGTCTATAAAGCTGATGCACATCTAAGTGAGgaatttcttcctctttcttgtcCAGAGAGATCAGTCGGGCTGCTGGCAAAGTGGTCACAGGAATGattgaagatgaaaatgttggAAATAATGCCCAGTAAATGTTTTTGCCTTTATATTCTTATCTCCTACATTGAGTGCACCATTTAATGCTAGGATTCGCAACATGGTTTTGAATGCAAGcatttttatctatttgtgTAGGGCTCTCACATTTGTGTATCCATATGGTGCCACGTTGAGTGTGATGAAGCCTGCTGTGGCCGTTCTTTCAACTGGCTCAGTCTGCTTCCCCCTCAACAGGCCTGTCCTGGCCTTCTATCAAGGAAAGGTCAGAAGCACTAAGTAATTTTCATACTTGTTCCCAGCACATGTAATATTTATAAATCTATACTTGTGAGGTGATGTTGAAAGACATCTTGTGTCTTATGAAGGAGGCAGGCAAACTGGTTGTGCTGGGTTCCTGTCACATGTTCAGTGACCAGTACATAGACAAAGAAGAGAACAGTAAAATCATGGTGAGTCAAGTTGACATTTAAAGATTTGTTTAACGCATTGAATGGTAGAGATGTGGTCTGCTCTCCTGTGGAATTTGTTGAGTATCAGTTTTTGTGCACAACAGTCTGTCGTACTTTTTCATTCCAGGATGTCGTGCTCCAGTGGCTCATGACTGATAATATTCAGCTGAACCAGATTGATGCAGAGGACCCAGAGGTAAGGAAGTGTACGTGATAGGAGAATGGCATCACTAATATTGTCTTGTAAATTAACTGATGTCCATCTTGCCCTTTCATCCCTTAGATAACAGATTACAACATGTTGCCAGACACAGGGTGCTTGTCAGAACAGCTCAGAGTGTGCTTACAAGAGGGTGACGAAAACCCCAGGGACTTCACCTCCCTCTTTGATATGTCTTTGTTCAATTTGTCAACCGACACTTTACCTCAAGTCATCAGGTGAGAATGCAAAATATACCACATGACATCCCTACattacagctttgtttttctacatagctttgaaatataaatatatatatatatatatatatatatatatatatatatatatatatatatatatatatatatatatatgcttcCTGCAGTGCTTACAAGCAGCTTAATGTCAAAGACGAGCCACTGCAGCTGATCACACCACAGTTTGAGACCCCGCTGCCTCAGCTTCAACCTGCTGTAAGTTTCATTCCTGTTCCAGTGTTCCCATATGTCATTCACGTCTTGTCATATGCTTAGAGcccaaattattattttttttaggtcTTTCCACCTGCCTTAAGTGATTTACCTCCACCCATGCTGGATCTGTTTGATCTAGATGAAACATTCTCTTCTGAGAAAGTGCGCCTAGCACAGCTCACTAATAAATGTAAGTTCAGTAGTTATTCAGTAAAATTAACTGCTTAGATTTCAAATGTGAAGTAAAAATTGTACAATGTGTTCTCATTTCACAGGTACAGATGACGATCTCGAATTCTATGTGCGGAAATGTGGTGAAATTCTGGGCGTGACTCCAAAGTTGGATAAGGATCAGAGGGACGCCAAGCACATCTTGGAACACATTTTCTTCCAGGTTGTAGAGTTCAAGAAACTCAATCAGGTGAGTACTCTTAAAATCTCCTACAACTAACTATTATGCATTCAAGGACTTGTCTAAAAGTGAACATCCCACTTACAGGAGCATGACATCGACACTGAGGCACAATTCACGCCATTGTGATTGGATTCAAGAAACTTAAAAACTTTCAACTGTCTTTTCAATATGCTATACCATGATAAACAGGTGTGTATAGTCTAGTAATGGGGGTAAAGCGACTGCTACAGTAGTCATGGACTTGGCAGTATCAACAGGATACTTGTGTTCAGAAACTGTATATGAATTCATTAGTCTTTTATACCgcttttgtattttattgtggaaaaaaggtcatattGTAAAGATACTTATGCAAATAAAGtcactgacatttatttaaatattaaaaatctttaaaaacattgtaACAAGCAACTGAGCTCTCTGCATGAGTCCTCACACATGGAtcctgtaaaaaagaaaaaattgaagAGCTACAACATGGATTTGCAATGTTGCCATGGCATTCAATGATCAGTATTAAAAACTGAACAGAGCATCTTACCTTTATATTGTCATCCTGTGTTTTAATCTATTTTGGTGCAGAGGCAGACACAATCATGTGCATTTATCCTTCCAAACCTGTGACTTAACTccatgttcagtttgtgtgaaGAGAAATCCTTGGCCATATTGGGGCGAAACTTCAGCGAGTGAACATTTTGTAGACTGGGGTTTTGGACTCCATGTTGACTCCAGAGTGCAGGGTTTGGGGCTGTTGCTCTCGGATTTAATCAAAGACACATCCCATGACATTTGAAAGGTGGTGGAATCACTGAACGACTGGTCAGAACAAGCAGCCTTTTTTTGCTTTAGGAGGAACATGTAGGGAGTAGAGGACTTTCCTTGTGAAGGAACAGTCAGGTGACAATTGCCAGTCTCTGGATTGTTCAAGCTGTTCGTTGAGATTGCCTGAGGGGAGGAAATGGGATCTGATGGTAGGCAGAGAAAAGCCAGGTTGCATGGCCTGGCATCGGATCCATCAGCTGCTGTCTCATTTGACACTCTTGATGAGGAAAGTTGCTCCAGCGACAAAGCAGACAGCAAACTCTGTTCCCCCAAAAACTCCCTGTCAAGCTCTGATAGAGACGAACACTCAAAGCTGTTCATATCTAGGATGTAAAATATTAGATAACACTTGGAATTAGGTCATCTGGTCAGACTTATATGAATCATCATCAACCTATTTTCAGAATCAAACCAGTTTTCTCACCTTTAATGACAAAAGCTTTCTCCATTGTTTCCCTGGACTTGAGTGTCAACCGACTTGCAGGTGGGTTTTAAAGTGTTGCAGCAGCATGTTAATTGACCCAGCTGGAGGCTGAGCAAGTCATCAGTCTGAAGGGGGTGGAGCATCTCTCAATCAGATCAGGTGCACATTTTAGCTGTGATCCTttcttttcatatatttttttatgttcaaatttattttcattatgtggGAGGGGCGGCTGTTTGCTATGCAACAAGCAATCaggtttttttgtaattaacattttctcattttatttacacatgcatgtttgtgtacttgtgttaataaataaaaatagtaataaataaaaattgtgaGTGTTATTTAGccaatatgaaaataaaaagaactgaTGACCTGACtgttcaaatattttttatattttaagatccctccagacatgttttaaaacctaaaaataagTGTAATGTTTTTGTACATATTGTTTACATATAAGTTCAGTTACTTCTTAAACAACTGTTAAAGTAAGCATACATCTACTACTTTTTACTCAATTAAAAATCAAtctatgaatataaaaatattgttaattTCAAAATTTTACGGTACATGATGTGTCTCCTTaagtctttt is drawn from Seriola aureovittata isolate HTS-2021-v1 ecotype China chromosome 2, ASM2101889v1, whole genome shotgun sequence and contains these coding sequences:
- the ift52 gene encoding intraflagellar transport protein 52 homolog, translating into MERDSHNSVVFNASKRELFTTNNGYKSMQKRLRAQWKIQSMKEELSVEKLKNVKLWITAGPREKFTASELEVIKHYLDGGGNVLVMLGEGGEIKYDTNINFLLEEFGIMVNNDAVVRNVYYKYFHPKEALVSNGVLNREISRAAGKVVTGMIEDENVGNNAQALTFVYPYGATLSVMKPAVAVLSTGSVCFPLNRPVLAFYQGKEAGKLVVLGSCHMFSDQYIDKEENSKIMDVVLQWLMTDNIQLNQIDAEDPEITDYNMLPDTGCLSEQLRVCLQEGDENPRDFTSLFDMSLFNLSTDTLPQVISAYKQLNVKDEPLQLITPQFETPLPQLQPAVFPPALSDLPPPMLDLFDLDETFSSEKVRLAQLTNKCTDDDLEFYVRKCGEILGVTPKLDKDQRDAKHILEHIFFQVVEFKKLNQEHDIDTEAQFTPL